CTGAGGGCACGTCGTATCGCCTGTTGCTGCTGCGGAACTCCGCCCAACTCAGTCTGCCCGTGCTGCGCCGGCTGCGGGAATTCGCCGCGGCGGGCGTGCCCATCCTCGGCGATGCACCGACAGCCTTGCGCGGTCGCGCGCCGTCATCTGCCGAGCGCGAGGAATTCGCCGCCCTCGTGGCTGCGCTCTGGCCGCCCACGAACGTCGGTCCGGGCCAAGTGCCACTCGCCACCTCGCCCACCGAGCGAGCGGCCCAGTTTTCCCGCTGCGGGCTGACGCCCGATCTCGTCATCGCAGACGCGCCCGACGCGCCCTTCGCGCACCGGCGCACAGACGACACCGACTTGTTCTTCGTGCTGAATCCGGCAGCGGACGCGCGGGTGCTCCGCTGCTCGTTTCGCGTCACCGACCGCCGGCCCGAACGCTGGCACGCGGAGACCGGCGAGATTCAACCGCTCGACACCTACGCCAACCGCGGCGACCGCACCGAGCTTGAGCTCGCCCTGCCGGCGCATGGTTCGGCGTTCATAGTGTTTCGCTCCGACAGCGGTTCGCGAGATTCCGCCAGCGCGGTGAAGTCGTCCGTCGCTTCCGCCACGCCGCGTCCGCCGCTCGCGCTCGCGGGTCCGTGGCAGGTTACCTTCGAGCCCGTCGGCGCCGCGCACTGGCAGACGTCATTGGCTCGCCTGAGCGATTGGAGCGAGGACCCGCGTCCCGCCGTCCGCTACTTCTCCGGCACCGCCGAATACCGCACCGAGTTCACCGTGCCAGCTGACTGGCTGGCGGACGGGCTTGCGGTGTCGCTTGATCTCGGCCGCGTGGAAATTTCCGCCGAAGTCACACTCAACGGCCACCCGCTCGGCCTGCGCTGGTCCGCGCCCTACGCGTTCGACGCCACCCGCTGGCTGCGACCGGGCGAGAACACGCTGTGCGTGCGCGTGACCAATCTTTGGACGAACCGACTTATCGGCGACAATCAACTGCCGCGCACGGATGGCTACGCGCCGGACGCGCCGATGCCGCGCTGGTATGTCGAGAACCAGCCACCACCGCCCAGCGCGCGCACGACGTTCACGACCGTCGATTTCTACGAGACCGAAACCGCGCTGCTTCCGTCCGGCTTGCTCGGTCCGGTGACGCTGGTGCAGGAGCGTGCCGCGACGCGACGTTGAGCCGGCGCCTCACCACCAGCCGTTGTTAGCCGCAGCGAGCACTTCCTCGAGTGGGGGCAGCTCAGGAATCCAGCCGCGCTCCCATTCGAGGCAGACGACCCCGGAGAATCCATCCCGCGTCAGCAGCGTCCGCAACTCGGACATCGGAAACTCACCGAACCCCGGCAGCACGTAACGAAATTCGCGGCCCATGATCGCCACGCTGTCCTTCACGTGCACATGTGCTGTGTGGCGGCTGATCGCCGCCCAAGTCGTCGCCAGCGACTCGCCCCCGCGTTTCCACGTGTGATGCGCATCCCACAGCAGCCGGCAGCGCGGCTCCGCCGCAAGCAACCGGCTCAGCGGCGCCGCCCGCAGCAGGGAATCGTGCGTCTCCACGATCAGATCGACGTGCAGAGCCCCGCGATCGCGCCACTCGTGCCACCAGCGGAGCGTGCGCAACGCGGTGCCCAGTTCCTCGTCGTCGGCCCGCGCGCCACCGTCGAAGACCCGCAGGAACGGCACCTCGCACGCTTCGGCGAAGACGGCGTGCGCCAGCAATTTTTCGCGCTCCTCCGCAGTGTGGCCGATCAGGTGAAATGACGTGTCGAGGACCGCGACCGACGCACCAAGCGAGCGGATGCGCGCCGCGAGCGCAGCCGGACCGAGGCCTTGCTG
The DNA window shown above is from Oleiharenicola lentus and carries:
- a CDS encoding sugar phosphate isomerase/epimerase family protein: MAARHAVFASHVARTYRRGFSTLGCPALGLPEAWALARRFGVDAIELRMLQGAVDLPALWAQQGLGPAALAARIRSLGASVAVLDTSFHLIGHTAEEREKLLAHAVFAEACEVPFLRVFDGGARADDEELGTALRTLRWWHEWRDRGALHVDLIVETHDSLLRAAPLSRLLAAEPRCRLLWDAHHTWKRGGESLATTWAAISRHTAHVHVKDSVAIMGREFRYVLPGFGEFPMSELRTLLTRDGFSGVVCLEWERGWIPELPPLEEVLAAANNGWW